AAGATCCTTGCCCTTACCCGGGAGGTGAAGAAGAAGAAGGTCGATGTCCGAGAAAGGGCAGAGCTCTTCCCTCCCGTATCCTCCCATAGCCAGTAAAGAAAATCCCAATCCAGACCCCCGAAGCCCCCGGCTATCCACAGCTCTCCTAAAGAGCCGGCGAATCACGCTGTCCATTAAATTCGAGTGGCTCTGGCCGAATTCCGTTGCCAAGATACCTTCCTTGTGCCTTTTCTTCAGCCATTCCCGCCCTTTCTGGAAAAAGCGTTCAATGTCTTCGAGGCTTTCTTCTGGCCGCACCAATGTTATTCTTTCCTTCTCCGCAATCATCTCGTTTTTCGTTTTTCACTTATCACATTTCACTTTTCACTTTTCACTTTTCACTTTTTTTACAACGCCCCTTCTCCCCTCTCCCCTGTTCGAATCCTAACCGCTTCTTCGACAGGTATAACAAAAATCTTTCCATCCCCAATTTTTCCGGTTTTGGCAGCCTTGGCAATCGTTTCCACCACCCGGGTGACGGCTTGATCCGGAACCACCACTTCGATCTTGACTTTCGGCACCAACTCGACTACATACTCCGCCCCACGGTAAACTTCTTTGTGCCCTTTTTGTCTTCCGAACCCCCTGACTTCGGTGACGGTCATCCCCTGCACGGCGACTGCGCTGAGGGCGGTTTTCACTTCATCCAACTTAAAAGGTTTAATGATGGCCTCGACTTTTTTCATTTTCTCCCCCTTTTGCAAATGCGGAATTCGGAATGTGGAGTGCGGAGTTAATAAAAATATTCCACATTCCGCATTCTACACTCCGCATTAAAAGTTGTATCCCGTCTCATTGTGCTGGCTCAGGTCCAGTCCACTATCTTCTTCCTCTCCGCTCACCCTAAGTCCCATCGTCCAGTCTAAGACCTTCAACAGGATGAAAGTCACCCCAAAAGCATAGGCCCAGGTCACAATCACCGCCAAGGCTTGGACCCCGATTAAATCTGGGTTTCCGAAAAAGAAACCGTTATTTCCCGCCTCATTGATCCCTTT
This is a stretch of genomic DNA from Deltaproteobacteria bacterium. It encodes these proteins:
- a CDS encoding P-II family nitrogen regulator, with the protein product MKKVEAIIKPFKLDEVKTALSAVAVQGMTVTEVRGFGRQKGHKEVYRGAEYVVELVPKVKIEVVVPDQAVTRVVETIAKAAKTGKIGDGKIFVIPVEEAVRIRTGERGEGAL